A window of the Parvularcula bermudensis HTCC2503 genome harbors these coding sequences:
- the mutS gene encoding DNA mismatch repair protein MutS, giving the protein MTPMMAQYHAIREDAGEALLFYRMGDFYELFFDDAIKASAALDITLTHRGKQEGEAIPMCGVPVHAAETYLARLIRKGFRVAICEQTEDPKEAKKRGSKAVVAREIVRIVTPGTLTEEALLSPRAANRLVAVALDDTEFGLATVDLSTGEIGLEAGKGESLGDRLSALSPAEWLLSDRQALPPLPVDLPAPTRHPARDFRSVVGREWAQTIFGVQSLDAFGELTELEAGALGALLAYLDLTQKGHLPPLSPPKRAISSAYLSIDAATRRSLEVTRTADGQREGSLLATIDRTLTGPGARRLEALLTAPLTDPRAIGDRLDAVAAFVDDRQRREGMRDLLKGVPDLSRALTRLGVGRGGPRDLKAIATGLISARAIMAVMEDAPSRFALPPLLRDLLSTLKERAAVWAPLAEPLAAALVEDPPHLVRDGGIFVDGIDAELDAARRLTKDSRQVIAEWEGRYREVTGVRSLKIKHSRILGYFIEVTAANADHLRSLEVDDPFRHRQTLANAVRFSTETLDHLDGQIAAAGETTLMRETALFEERRAEILAAHGAIQSTASALAEIDVFTALADLADDRRYVRPQIDDGLGFQVEAGRHPVVEAALPAGASGFVPNPCLLSEGEAPSLAVVTGPNMAGKSTFLRQNALIAILAQCGSFVPAARVKIGIVDRLFSRVGASDNLAQGRSTFMVEMLETAAILNQATVRSLVILDEVGRGTATYDGMAIAWATLEELHDGIGCRALFATHYHELTALSDKLGRMRNLSMAVKEWKGEVVFLHEVREGAADRSYGLAVAKLAGLPRRVVRRAESLLAQLEEGRGPIPTIEDLPLFAQSDTNEREGSEIAEFQDTLSQLDPDSLTPKQALERLYELKERWG; this is encoded by the coding sequence ATGACGCCCATGATGGCGCAATATCACGCGATTCGGGAAGACGCAGGTGAGGCTCTTCTCTTCTATCGCATGGGCGACTTCTACGAATTGTTCTTCGACGATGCCATCAAGGCCTCGGCGGCCCTCGATATCACGCTCACGCACCGGGGAAAGCAGGAGGGCGAGGCGATACCGATGTGCGGTGTGCCGGTCCACGCTGCCGAAACCTATCTGGCCCGGCTGATCCGAAAGGGCTTCCGCGTCGCCATATGCGAGCAGACCGAGGACCCCAAAGAGGCCAAGAAACGCGGCAGCAAAGCCGTCGTTGCCCGGGAAATCGTCCGCATCGTCACGCCTGGGACTTTGACCGAGGAGGCTTTGCTGTCGCCGCGCGCGGCCAATCGGTTGGTGGCCGTGGCGCTGGATGACACAGAATTTGGACTGGCGACCGTGGATCTTTCGACCGGGGAAATCGGTCTTGAGGCGGGGAAGGGGGAGAGCTTGGGCGATCGGCTGAGCGCCCTGTCGCCGGCCGAATGGCTGCTCTCTGACCGCCAGGCATTGCCGCCACTGCCCGTTGATCTCCCGGCGCCGACGCGTCATCCCGCCCGAGATTTCCGCTCAGTGGTCGGTCGGGAATGGGCACAGACGATCTTTGGGGTGCAGTCCCTCGATGCCTTTGGGGAGTTGACTGAGCTTGAAGCGGGGGCCCTCGGGGCGCTTCTCGCCTATCTCGACCTTACCCAGAAAGGGCACTTGCCGCCGCTATCCCCCCCTAAACGCGCGATTTCTTCGGCGTATCTGTCCATCGATGCCGCCACTCGGCGGAGCCTCGAAGTAACGCGCACCGCCGATGGGCAGCGGGAAGGATCGCTGCTTGCGACAATTGACCGGACCCTCACAGGGCCGGGCGCCCGGCGGCTCGAAGCGCTTTTGACAGCCCCCCTCACCGACCCTCGGGCGATTGGCGATCGCCTCGATGCGGTGGCGGCGTTCGTCGACGATCGTCAGAGGCGGGAGGGAATGCGCGATCTTCTCAAGGGCGTCCCCGACCTGTCACGGGCCCTGACGCGGTTGGGGGTGGGGCGCGGCGGCCCACGGGATCTTAAAGCCATCGCCACGGGGCTCATCTCCGCGCGCGCCATCATGGCGGTGATGGAGGACGCCCCGTCGCGCTTTGCGCTGCCCCCATTGCTGCGCGATCTCCTGTCGACCCTTAAGGAGCGCGCGGCGGTTTGGGCGCCGCTGGCTGAGCCTTTGGCGGCGGCGCTCGTTGAGGACCCACCGCACCTGGTGCGGGATGGCGGCATCTTCGTCGACGGTATCGATGCCGAGCTGGATGCGGCACGGCGACTGACCAAAGACAGTCGTCAAGTCATTGCCGAGTGGGAGGGGCGGTATCGAGAGGTGACCGGGGTGCGCTCCCTCAAGATCAAGCATTCGCGGATTCTGGGCTATTTTATCGAAGTGACGGCAGCCAATGCCGATCATTTGCGATCGTTGGAGGTCGATGATCCCTTTCGGCACCGTCAAACCTTGGCGAATGCGGTCCGGTTTTCCACCGAGACCCTCGATCACCTCGATGGGCAGATCGCCGCGGCCGGTGAAACGACGCTGATGCGAGAGACGGCGCTATTCGAAGAGAGGCGGGCCGAGATCCTCGCGGCCCATGGTGCCATCCAGTCGACGGCGTCCGCACTTGCGGAAATTGACGTCTTCACGGCCCTCGCCGACCTGGCCGATGATCGCCGATATGTCCGTCCCCAGATCGATGACGGCTTGGGCTTTCAGGTCGAGGCGGGCCGACATCCAGTGGTCGAGGCCGCGCTGCCGGCCGGGGCCAGCGGTTTCGTGCCCAATCCTTGTCTTTTGTCCGAGGGGGAGGCGCCGTCATTGGCCGTTGTGACAGGCCCCAATATGGCGGGGAAATCGACCTTTTTGCGCCAGAACGCCCTGATCGCCATCCTTGCCCAATGCGGCTCCTTTGTGCCCGCCGCGCGGGTGAAAATAGGGATCGTGGACCGGTTGTTCTCCAGGGTCGGCGCCTCTGACAATCTGGCTCAGGGGCGGTCGACGTTCATGGTGGAAATGTTGGAAACGGCCGCCATCCTGAACCAAGCCACGGTCCGCAGTCTGGTGATTCTCGATGAAGTGGGGCGGGGGACCGCCACCTATGACGGTATGGCGATTGCGTGGGCCACCCTCGAAGAACTGCATGACGGGATCGGGTGCCGAGCGCTGTTCGCGACCCATTATCACGAATTGACGGCGCTTTCTGACAAGCTCGGCCGAATGCGCAACTTGTCGATGGCGGTCAAAGAGTGGAAGGGGGAAGTTGTGTTCTTGCACGAGGTGCGAGAGGGCGCGGCCGATCGATCCTACGGCTTGGCGGTGGCAAAATTGGCCGGCCTGCCGCGGCGGGTGGTGCGGCGGGCCGAAAGCCTCCTCGCTCAGCTTGAAGAGGGCCGGGGGCCGATCCCCACGATCGAGGATCTGCCGCTCTTTGCGCAATCGGACACCAATGAAAGGGAGGGGTCTGAGATAGCCGAGTTCCAAGATACGCTTTCACAGCTCGATCCCGATAGTTTAACGCCAAAACAGGCCTTGGAGCGGCTCTATGAGTTGAAGGAGCGATGGGGATGA
- a CDS encoding M48 family metallopeptidase, whose amino-acid sequence MARVFDISPLKINGQTVPMAVRVDARAKRLILRMDNHGKLTVTCPGDRYVDAAIQMARSRTGWIADRLAELPEPAHLRPGVAVPVLGKERMITFSPSIQTGVVTPDSVSVPAAVDNVGDVVVSTLAKELKRYCRNCADHWQDSLGVQYSRVRVRDMKTRWGSCTARGDLTFNTRLVFAPPQVLDYVILHEMCHLRFLDHSPEFWSLVENHCQDYLVQEAWLKSEGRSLFRYGAVGDVSLPPKRTSVTELPPPG is encoded by the coding sequence ATGGCCAGGGTCTTCGACATCTCGCCCTTGAAAATCAACGGCCAGACCGTGCCTATGGCGGTCCGCGTCGACGCGCGGGCAAAACGCCTGATCTTGCGGATGGACAATCACGGCAAGTTGACCGTCACCTGTCCCGGTGATCGCTATGTCGATGCGGCGATCCAAATGGCCCGGTCCCGGACTGGGTGGATCGCCGACCGCTTAGCCGAATTGCCTGAGCCCGCCCATCTTCGCCCCGGCGTTGCGGTGCCCGTTCTTGGCAAAGAGCGGATGATCACCTTTAGCCCCTCTATTCAGACAGGTGTCGTGACACCCGATTCCGTGTCCGTCCCGGCCGCCGTCGACAATGTCGGCGATGTTGTGGTCAGCACCCTGGCCAAGGAACTGAAGAGATATTGCCGCAATTGCGCCGATCATTGGCAGGACAGCCTCGGGGTTCAATATTCCCGGGTCAGAGTGCGAGATATGAAGACGCGCTGGGGGTCCTGCACGGCCAGGGGCGACCTCACCTTTAATACGCGCCTCGTCTTCGCGCCGCCGCAAGTGCTTGATTACGTGATCTTGCACGAAATGTGTCACTTGCGATTTCTCGACCATTCGCCCGAGTTCTGGTCACTGGTAGAAAATCATTGCCAAGATTATCTAGTTCAAGAGGCATGGCTGAAGTCAGAGGGCCGGTCTCTCTTTCGTTATGGCGCCGTTGGAGACGTTTCCTTGCCGCCCAAAAGAACCTCCGTTACCGAGCTTCCTCCGCCCGGTTAA
- a CDS encoding transglycosylase domain-containing protein, whose amino-acid sequence MGELPPIDGLETARKQPRIVVLDRRGDVIGIRGQDRGEPIDAATLPDHVKAAFLATEDRNFYHHIGINPVAITRAIVVNMRAGTVQQGGSTITQQLVKNLLLTPERSMKRKVQEMILALRIEAAYTKDEILSFYLNAVYFGNGAYGIEAAARRYFQKAPASLSVPEAALLAGLLKAPSRYAPTADKDRAIQRAKVVINAMVETGAIDSDDAATYSFEGVASIEQADSPTAWAADAAIAELYGLVDEAKGRDLTIHTTIDSELSRRTAAAQERLWATDSLLTDDVELAALILDENGAIRVMIGGRSYRSSAYNRATRANRQPGSVFKPVVYLTALEQGWRPDDKIADTPFTVDGYAPTNYSRRYSGIVTIEEAMRRSLNVATVRLQEQIGRERVVETAQRLGLPARDVGPSLALGTLQAAPLDIASAYLPLSAGGQRAVPFMVTKATGAEDQLIYRRRPPRPMAAVVDKDDLVAFDHMMRAVVERGTGRAAAVPGHYAAGKTGTSQDNRDGWFAGYASGRVGVVWIGRDDDRPVRGGGRALTGGGPPAKLWGEMMTAALRGVPPRQPTPWVPETDGMRLFDHLTRILAGREEDLPRRRDGISALINRAEEAR is encoded by the coding sequence TTGGGAGAGTTGCCGCCCATCGATGGCCTCGAAACTGCGCGAAAGCAGCCGCGGATCGTGGTGCTCGATCGTCGGGGGGACGTCATCGGGATCAGGGGGCAGGATCGTGGTGAACCAATTGATGCCGCGACGCTGCCCGATCATGTAAAGGCAGCCTTTTTGGCCACCGAGGACCGTAATTTCTACCACCATATTGGCATTAACCCGGTGGCGATCACGCGCGCCATTGTTGTCAATATGCGCGCTGGGACGGTGCAGCAGGGGGGGTCGACCATCACCCAGCAATTGGTCAAGAACCTGTTGCTGACCCCAGAGCGCAGTATGAAACGAAAGGTCCAGGAGATGATCCTGGCCCTGCGTATTGAGGCTGCCTACACCAAGGACGAGATCCTCTCATTTTATCTCAATGCGGTTTATTTCGGGAATGGCGCCTACGGTATCGAAGCCGCCGCGCGGCGCTATTTCCAAAAGGCCCCCGCATCGTTGAGCGTGCCGGAGGCGGCGCTGCTGGCGGGACTTCTCAAGGCGCCTTCGCGCTACGCACCGACCGCAGACAAGGATCGCGCAATCCAGCGGGCCAAGGTCGTCATCAATGCCATGGTGGAGACCGGCGCGATCGATTCCGACGACGCCGCGACCTACTCGTTCGAGGGGGTCGCGTCGATCGAGCAAGCCGACTCACCCACGGCATGGGCCGCCGATGCCGCCATTGCCGAGCTATACGGTCTGGTCGACGAGGCAAAAGGACGGGACCTGACGATCCACACTACGATCGACAGTGAGCTTTCCCGCCGTACTGCCGCTGCGCAGGAGCGGCTCTGGGCGACGGATTCGCTGTTGACCGATGATGTGGAACTGGCGGCGCTCATCCTCGACGAGAACGGCGCCATTCGCGTGATGATCGGGGGGCGGAGCTATCGGTCTTCGGCCTATAACAGGGCCACCCGTGCCAATCGACAGCCAGGGTCGGTTTTCAAGCCGGTCGTTTATCTTACGGCGCTCGAACAGGGTTGGCGACCGGACGACAAGATCGCCGATACGCCGTTCACCGTCGACGGATATGCGCCGACGAACTATTCCCGGCGCTATTCCGGGATCGTCACGATTGAAGAGGCGATGCGTCGCTCTCTCAATGTGGCAACGGTCCGGTTGCAGGAGCAGATCGGCCGCGAAAGGGTTGTCGAGACTGCCCAGCGGCTCGGCCTTCCCGCCCGGGATGTCGGCCCCTCACTGGCCCTTGGCACCCTTCAGGCGGCCCCGCTCGATATTGCCTCGGCCTATCTCCCCCTTTCGGCGGGAGGGCAGCGGGCGGTCCCCTTCATGGTGACGAAAGCAACGGGGGCGGAGGATCAGCTCATCTATCGCCGTCGTCCGCCGCGCCCCATGGCGGCGGTGGTCGATAAGGATGATCTCGTCGCCTTCGACCATATGATGCGAGCGGTTGTCGAGCGGGGGACCGGACGCGCGGCGGCTGTTCCAGGTCATTATGCGGCGGGGAAGACGGGGACCAGCCAAGACAATCGCGATGGGTGGTTTGCCGGCTATGCCAGTGGCCGGGTCGGGGTGGTCTGGATCGGGCGAGACGATGACCGCCCCGTTCGGGGCGGAGGGCGGGCGCTGACCGGCGGGGGGCCGCCGGCTAAGCTATGGGGGGAAATGATGACCGCCGCCCTTCGGGGGGTGCCCCCGCGTCAGCCGACACCATGGGTCCCGGAAACCGATGGCATGCGGCTTTTTGATCATCTGACACGGATTCTTGCCGGTCGGGAGGAGGATCTGCCCCGCCGACGGGATGGCATCAGTGCACTGATTAACCGGGCGGAGGAAGCTCGGTAA
- a CDS encoding OmpA family protein, translating into MKLKLAMLAATGAAALNIAAFAQEETGYYGALGAGYTFENEETTVSTDGAVRAGLTPFEFETDAEIEDAVNIYGAIGKYFPYAFRGELELSTRTQDVALVPGQAGVFAGFPNSGDDLGDITVTTLMANLYKDFPIDAAGRLRPFVGVGVGAAYVEANIENTIGSLPAVPSEPNSVSVDDEDYVPAVQGLAGLTLAFTEQLNVDLRYRYLWLSEGEFDGFVNDGGAALAYEYDAHEITAGLRWDFAPVAAAPAAPAPVQYKTCFDGSRIPVTQTCPPRPVDTAPEVTELEPLVVYFDYDKSNLTDAANTLIAARAEEAIDADVASVTVQGNTDTAGSASYNQALSARRAKVVSDALVANGVDQSAITVEALGESNPAKPTGDGVREPLNRRTEVTFGF; encoded by the coding sequence ATGAAACTCAAATTGGCTATGTTGGCCGCCACGGGCGCAGCGGCGCTCAACATCGCGGCTTTCGCGCAAGAAGAGACCGGTTATTACGGGGCTCTCGGCGCTGGTTATACGTTCGAAAACGAAGAGACAACGGTCTCCACCGATGGCGCCGTCCGCGCTGGTTTGACCCCGTTCGAATTCGAAACGGATGCTGAGATCGAAGATGCCGTGAATATTTACGGCGCGATCGGCAAATACTTCCCCTATGCCTTCCGTGGTGAGCTCGAGCTCTCGACCCGCACCCAGGATGTTGCTCTGGTCCCCGGCCAAGCGGGTGTCTTTGCGGGCTTCCCGAATTCGGGCGACGATCTCGGCGACATCACCGTGACCACGCTGATGGCGAACCTGTACAAGGATTTCCCGATTGATGCCGCGGGTCGCCTTCGTCCGTTCGTCGGTGTCGGTGTCGGTGCTGCCTATGTGGAAGCCAACATCGAGAACACAATCGGTTCCCTGCCGGCCGTGCCGTCCGAGCCGAACAGCGTTTCCGTGGATGACGAAGATTATGTCCCCGCAGTGCAAGGTCTCGCCGGTCTGACCCTGGCCTTTACCGAGCAGCTCAATGTCGACCTTCGCTACCGCTATCTGTGGTTGAGTGAAGGGGAATTCGACGGCTTTGTGAACGATGGCGGTGCCGCCCTCGCTTACGAATACGACGCGCACGAAATCACCGCTGGTCTGCGTTGGGACTTTGCGCCCGTCGCGGCGGCGCCGGCTGCTCCGGCTCCGGTCCAGTATAAAACCTGCTTTGACGGCAGCCGTATTCCGGTGACGCAGACCTGCCCGCCGCGTCCGGTTGACACCGCACCGGAAGTGACCGAGCTTGAGCCGCTGGTCGTCTACTTCGACTACGACAAGTCCAACCTGACCGATGCGGCGAACACCCTCATCGCGGCGCGGGCCGAAGAAGCGATCGACGCCGATGTTGCCAGCGTGACGGTGCAAGGGAACACGGACACCGCCGGTTCGGCGTCCTACAACCAAGCTCTGTCGGCCCGTCGTGCGAAAGTGGTCAGCGATGCGCTCGTGGCCAATGGGGTCGACCAAAGTGCGATCACCGTCGAGGCTCTCGGCGAATCGAACCCAGCGAAACCGACCGGCGACGGCGTGCGTGAGCCGCTGAACCGTCGGACCGAAGTGACCTTCGGCTTCTAA
- a CDS encoding RNA polymerase factor sigma-32, producing the protein MVIDNDEYLKATIRQAMSAPLLSIEEERSLMRRWVDDQDERALGKLTRAHMRMAVSTAIKFRGYGLPLADLIQEGAIGLLEAAKRFDPDREVRFCTYAGWWIRASMQDYILRNWSIVRVGSKSAHKTIFFNLSRIRSMIEDADTAPRTARIKAAERFNVSESDIEFMTSRLGRRDQSLNAMLTDDGDIERQDLIPDEREGPDSLAEGTLDQARRKSWIGKALKTLSNRERMIIEHRFFTEEKMTLSRLGDDLSLSKERVRQIEKQAMGKLKACLAAEASEEAI; encoded by the coding sequence ATGGTCATTGATAACGACGAGTATCTCAAAGCGACGATCCGCCAAGCCATGTCTGCCCCGCTCCTGTCCATCGAGGAAGAGCGTTCCTTGATGCGGCGTTGGGTCGATGATCAAGACGAACGCGCCCTCGGAAAGCTGACTCGCGCGCATATGCGGATGGCGGTGTCGACGGCCATCAAATTCCGCGGCTATGGCCTGCCGCTCGCGGATCTCATCCAAGAAGGCGCGATCGGTCTCCTCGAGGCGGCCAAGCGCTTTGACCCGGATCGCGAGGTGCGGTTCTGCACCTATGCCGGCTGGTGGATCCGCGCGTCGATGCAAGATTATATCCTGCGGAACTGGTCGATTGTTCGAGTGGGGTCGAAAAGTGCCCATAAGACGATCTTCTTCAACCTCTCGCGAATTAGATCGATGATCGAGGACGCCGACACGGCCCCACGGACCGCCCGGATCAAAGCGGCCGAGCGCTTCAATGTGTCGGAATCCGACATTGAATTTATGACCTCTCGCCTGGGGCGCCGGGATCAGTCACTCAATGCGATGCTGACCGACGATGGCGACATCGAGCGCCAAGACCTGATCCCCGATGAGCGGGAGGGGCCGGACTCATTGGCCGAAGGAACATTGGACCAGGCCCGCCGCAAGAGCTGGATCGGCAAGGCGCTCAAGACCTTGTCCAATCGCGAGCGCATGATCATCGAACACCGTTTTTTCACCGAGGAGAAAATGACCTTGTCCCGCCTCGGCGACGATCTCAGTCTCTCCAAGGAACGGGTCCGTCAAATCGAGAAGCAGGCTATGGGCAAGCTGAAAGCGTGCCTGGCCGCTGAAGCGTCGGAAGAAGCAATTTGA
- the rpe gene encoding ribulose-phosphate 3-epimerase, whose translation MPTPLISPSILSADFAQLGQEVRAITEAGADMIHVDVMDGHFVPNITIGPSVVKALRPHSSLPFDVHLMIAPVDPYLEAFAKAGASILSIHPEAGPHLHRSLQTIRQLGVKPGLALNPATPLETVTPVLDEIDLILVMSVNPGFGGQKFIDGQLARIERLRRMVDATGRDITIEVDGGITPETARRVLDAGATALVAGTAVFKDGPDSYRANIAALKAAGDVLA comes from the coding sequence ATGCCTACGCCACTCATCTCCCCCTCGATCCTGTCCGCCGATTTCGCGCAGCTCGGTCAAGAGGTCCGCGCCATCACCGAAGCGGGGGCCGATATGATCCACGTCGATGTGATGGACGGTCACTTTGTGCCGAATATCACCATCGGGCCTAGCGTCGTCAAAGCCTTGCGGCCGCATTCATCCCTGCCCTTTGACGTGCATCTGATGATTGCGCCGGTCGACCCGTATCTTGAAGCCTTCGCCAAAGCGGGCGCATCGATATTATCGATCCACCCTGAAGCGGGACCGCATCTTCACAGGAGTCTGCAAACCATTCGGCAGCTCGGCGTTAAACCAGGGCTCGCCCTCAACCCCGCCACCCCTCTCGAAACGGTGACCCCGGTCCTCGACGAGATCGACTTGATCTTGGTGATGAGCGTCAATCCAGGCTTTGGCGGCCAGAAATTCATCGACGGTCAACTGGCCCGGATTGAACGGCTGCGCCGGATGGTGGACGCGACCGGGCGGGATATCACGATCGAGGTCGATGGCGGCATCACGCCGGAAACCGCCCGCCGCGTCCTGGATGCAGGGGCGACGGCGCTGGTTGCGGGGACCGCTGTCTTCAAAGATGGGCCGGACAGCTATCGCGCGAACATCGCCGCCCTGAAAGCGGCAGGGGACGTCCTTGCCTAA
- a CDS encoding heparinase II/III domain-containing protein, giving the protein MPNLPPQPKRSGRARFYHEVQLRGPVPQSLLFSPSAHTGPYPALAGEAAKWAASGSAIPPAEDSVTLLHGFDWLGPLVTAAKAGEDHLAATVGQWFHYYGTYEQTAWHPYLVARRSIALLRHIEDLFVRMDNPGRAAVLDHLARSARHLARRTGYARGRRRNVTIASARTLLSLCLPPERLIGQPGETGLAEALKPLTEGTLPFGWRSHTSLLDTGYTLLTVKESFRGRRLSPPGALDDSLKTIRLLAGALLETTGGLRLPGQSAPSPSLLSALSPSDHSAADRLLTDLGMGRVTAGTVKVLLDGGNHEDEETAIPGALSISADGQPLIVNCGAPSPIAAAFARRLRPWREALLAQAAGSTLSDLPIEGTPSLIRPDPLTLLFDHKGRTARHARRIVLSPDGHDISGDDAIEAPASGTLRFHLAPEARVDREEDSLLIRIGRERWRFSGPSTIEIEESVSAWIDGTIVDSKQIVVPLFPGHPVQWTLGRDR; this is encoded by the coding sequence TTGCCTAACCTTCCCCCACAGCCAAAGCGCAGTGGACGAGCCCGCTTCTACCACGAAGTTCAACTAAGAGGCCCTGTCCCGCAATCCCTTCTGTTCTCCCCATCGGCCCACACCGGCCCCTATCCCGCCCTGGCCGGTGAAGCGGCGAAATGGGCGGCGTCCGGCAGTGCAATCCCCCCCGCCGAGGATTCAGTCACGCTGCTGCACGGGTTTGACTGGCTTGGGCCGTTGGTCACGGCGGCCAAGGCGGGGGAAGATCACCTGGCGGCGACGGTGGGACAATGGTTTCATTATTACGGCACCTATGAGCAGACCGCCTGGCACCCCTATCTGGTGGCGCGACGGTCTATCGCCCTGTTGCGCCATATAGAGGATCTGTTCGTCCGCATGGACAATCCGGGCCGTGCAGCGGTGCTCGATCATCTGGCGCGGTCGGCGCGCCACCTCGCCAGACGCACAGGCTATGCGCGCGGCCGACGGCGCAATGTCACGATTGCCTCTGCCCGGACACTGCTCAGCCTCTGCCTTCCCCCCGAGCGGCTAATCGGCCAGCCCGGAGAGACCGGTTTGGCCGAAGCCCTCAAGCCCCTCACTGAGGGAACGCTGCCCTTTGGCTGGCGGTCCCATACGTCCCTGCTCGACACCGGCTACACATTGCTGACGGTAAAGGAGAGCTTCAGAGGTCGACGACTAAGCCCTCCCGGCGCCCTCGACGATAGCCTCAAAACCATTCGATTGCTCGCCGGGGCCCTCCTCGAAACCACAGGAGGCCTGCGACTTCCGGGGCAAAGCGCCCCCTCTCCCTCGCTGCTCTCCGCCCTGTCTCCCTCCGATCACAGCGCGGCGGACCGACTCCTGACGGATCTGGGCATGGGGCGGGTGACGGCGGGAACGGTGAAAGTCCTGCTCGACGGCGGCAACCACGAGGATGAGGAAACGGCGATTCCCGGCGCCTTATCGATCAGCGCCGACGGCCAACCGCTGATTGTCAATTGCGGCGCGCCGAGCCCCATTGCGGCCGCCTTTGCCCGGCGCCTGCGCCCTTGGCGGGAGGCGCTTCTCGCCCAGGCCGCGGGCTCGACCCTGTCGGACCTGCCGATCGAGGGCACCCCCAGCCTGATCCGTCCAGACCCCCTGACCCTGCTCTTCGACCATAAGGGGCGGACGGCTCGCCACGCCCGACGGATCGTTCTGTCCCCAGACGGCCATGACATTTCAGGGGATGACGCCATCGAAGCCCCCGCCTCCGGGACCTTGCGCTTTCACCTTGCCCCCGAAGCGCGGGTCGACCGCGAAGAAGACAGCCTCCTCATTCGGATCGGCCGCGAACGATGGCGCTTTTCGGGACCGTCAACGATCGAAATCGAGGAGAGCGTTTCTGCCTGGATCGATGGGACCATCGTCGACAGCAAGCAAATCGTGGTGCCCCTGTTTCCCGGCCATCCCGTGCAATGGACGCTGGGCAGGGATCGGTAG